GGTGTCATCCAAAAACTGCCGCCGTCGGTGGTGAATCAGATCGCCGCGGGCGAGGTCGTGGAGCGCCCGGCTTCGGTCGTCAAGGAGATGATGGAGAACGCGATCGACGCCAAGGCCCGTCGGCTGGAGGTGAGCGTCGAGCGCGGGGGGAAGGACCTGATCCGGATCGCCGACGACGGCGAGGGGATGTCGCCCGAGGATCTCCCGCTGGCCTTCACCCCCCATGCGACGAGCAAGCTCCAGACGGCCGAGGATCTCCACCGGGTGCGCACCCTTGGGTTCCGAGGCGAAGCTCTGGCGGCCATCGCCGAGATCTCCAAGGTGCGCTGCCAGACTCGGCGGGCCGACGCTTCGGAGGGGTCGGAGGTCCAGATCGAGGCCGGCGTCGCGGGGCCGATCAAGAGCTGCGGCTGCCCGGTCGGCACCGTCATGGAGGTCCGCAACCTCTTTTTCAACACGCCGGTACGGCGCGCCTTCCTGAAGTCGGATTCGACCGAGGCCGGGCACGTCGCCGAGACCTTCGCTCGGGTCGCCCTGGCGCATCCCGAGGTCCACATGACCTTTCGGTCGTCGGGGAAGATCGTCCACGACCTGCCGGCCGTCGCCGGGATCCGGGAGCGGATCGCCGCCTTTTTCGGCCGTGAGTTGGCTGAGTCGCTCCTCTGGGTCGAGGGGAAGCTCGATCAGACGAGCCTCTGGGGATACGTCGGCCACCCCTCGCAGAGCCGGTCCAGCACGAAGGGCCAGTATCTGTTCCTGGGCGGCCGGTACGTCCGCGACCGCAGCCTGAGCCACGCCCTCAACGAGGCTTATCGCGGGTTGTTGATGGTGGGCCGGAATCCCGTGGCCTTCCTCAACCTGGAAATCCCCCCCGAGGAGGTGGACGTGAACGTCCACCCGACCAAGATTGAGGTCCGATTCCGCGACCCCCAGCGCGTCTACAGCCACCTCCTCTCCACGCTCCGTCAGACGTTCCTCGGCAGCGACTTGCACAGCCGGCTTCAGCCAGTCCCCGGCGGCAAGCCGACCGGCCCGCCGACGCCCGTCGTCGAGGAGCCTGCCCCGTCCTGGTCGCCTCCGGCAAACCGGCCGACGCCGACTCCTCCGGCGAGTCCGGCCTTCAACCTGGACTCCGAACCGGCCGACCGTCAGGAGATCGCCGCGTGGTTCCAACCCTCGCGGAAGCCGGCCTCGCCGCCGATGATCCCGGACTCCGTCGGTCAGATCCAGCCGCCGGAATGGTCGCACTCGCTGCCGGGCCGGTTCGAGTTCGCCAAGGGGGAAGCGTTCAACGAGTTCTCATCGTTGGAGGAACGGCGCGACGAGGCCCCGATCCAGGCAGCGCCTTCCCCTGCGCCGGTCCGGCTCGAGCCCGCCCGCCCGGAGCCTCGCCGCGAGGTCGATCCCGTCGGCCACGCGAAGGCCATCCAGGTCCACGACAGCTACCTGATCGCCGAGACGAGCGAGGGGATGATGGTCATCGACCAGCACGCCCTCCACGAGCGGATCATCTACGAGGAGCTGCGCAAGCGCGTGGCGGAAGGGCGCGTCGAGTCGCAGGGGCTGCTGGTCCCGGAGCCCGTCCACATGGCGGCCGATGAGGCGGCCGTCGTGCTGGAGCATGCCGACCTGCTGGCGACGCTGGGCCTGGAGATCGAGGGATTCGGCGGCGACACGGTTCTCGTTCGGAGTGTCCCCGCGATGCTCTCCGGCCTCCAGCCCGACCGGCTGCTGCACGATCTGGGCGAGCATCTGGCGACGCAGCCGATTCCTCCCACGCGCGACGGGTTGGTGGCCGAGCTGCTCCACATGGTCTCGTGCAAGGCGGCCATCAAGGCAGGGCAGAAACTGACGGCCGAGGAGATCGACGCGCTGCTTGAACGCCGCGAACTGGCCGCTGATGCTCATCATTGTCCACATGGCCGCCCTACGGCTCTGATTTTCACCAAGAGTGAATTGGAGAAGCAGTTTGGGCGTATCTGAAACGCTTGCGGGCTTGCTCTATCCACCCCCCGGCCGGCTGTCGTAAAATCGGCGGCGGGTCGGGCCGATGCGAGCCGTAAAGGTCGAACGGATAAGCAAAAGCGGTCCCCCCGAGGCGGAGAGTTTCCGACGATGGCTGTGATCTGTACGACGATCGGGCGGGGCCGGCATTCCTCGCTTCTGGAGGAGTGGAAGGCCGCGGCTGAGGCTGGGGCCGACATGGTGGAGCTTCGCGTCGACTGCCTCCGACGCGACCCCGACCTGAAACGAATCCTCAAGGTGCGGCACACCCCCTGCGTCTTCACGCTCCGTCGCGGCGCCGACGGCGGCATGTGGCGGGGCGATGAGGAGAAGCGCAGGCAACTCCTGCGTGAAGCCATCGTGATGGGCGTCGACTACGTCGATCTGGAGAGCGACGTCGCCGGCGACATCCGTCGGTACGGCAGCACCAAGCGGCTGGTCAGCTATCACAACCTCAAGAAGGTCCCCGACGACCTCGACGAGGTGGTCGGCAAGTGCAACGAGTGCGACCCCGACGTCGTCAAGATCGCCGTCGCCGCCGGCTCGCTCGCCGAGGCCTCGCGAGTCCTCCATCTCGGCGTCGGCGCCAAGCACCCGATGATCACGATCGCGATGGGTGAACGGAATCTGTTCACCCGTATTCTCAACGCCAAGTACGGCGCTCCGTTCACCTACGCCGGCTTCAACCCCGAGCGCGTCTTCGCCCCGGGCATGCCGTATCTGAATGAACTGAAGCGGGACTTCTTCTACGACCAGATCAACGCCGAGACCGAGGTCTACGGCGTGCTCGGCGATCCCATCGGCCACAGCCTGAGCCCGGCCGTCCACAACACGGCGTTCCGACATCTCGGGCTGAACAAGGTCATGGTCCCCTTCCAGGTCGCCAAGGGGGGACTGGAAGAGTTCTTCCGCGAACTGGCCTGGGTCGGAATCAAGGGGTGCAGCGTCACCATCCCCCACAAGGAAGACCTCATCCCCTTGCTCCAACACAAGGAGAACGCCGTCGAACGCGTCGGCGCGTGCAATACGGTGGTGATCGCCGCGGACGGGTCGAAGACGGGCTATAACACCGACTATCGGGCGTCGATGGATTCGCTCGAAGAGCTTATGGGGAAGAGCGAGGCGCCCGACGCCCCCAGCCCGCTGCTCGACAAGCAGGCCCTGATCCTGGGCGCCGGCGGCGTGGCCCGCTCGATCGCCTTCGGCCTCCAGCGCCGTGGGGCCGCGGTCACCATCATGAACCGCCACGACGAACGCGGGAAGCAACTCGCAGAAGACGTCGGCTGCAAATCGGCGAACTGGTCCCAGCGAGCGACCCAGATCGTCGATATCGTCGTCAACTGCACCCCGGTCGGGATGCACCCGAACGTCGATGACACGCCGATGCCCCCTTCGGCGTTCCCGAGGTCGGAGATCATCGTCTTCGACACGATCTACCACCCCGAGAACACGATGATGCTCAAGCTGGCTCGCCAGCGAGGGTGCAAGACGCTGACGGGCGTGGACATGTTCGTCCGCCAGGCGGCACTGCAGTTCAAGCTGTACACGGGCCAGGACGCCCCCGTCGATGTGATGCGGAGCGTCATGAAGCGCAAACTGGGCCACCTGAAGGACGCATGAGTCTGCCATCGATGAGCGAAGCGACGAAGGGGTCGGGCCTGGTGCTGGTGGGCTATCGCGGCACGGGGAAATCGACGGTCGGCCGGCTCCTCGCCGAGCGGACCGGGCGGACGTTCTTCGACGTCGACGACGAGATCGTCGCCCGCGCAGGACGGACCATCCGGGCGATCTTCGAGGAGTCCGGCGAGCCCGTCTTCCGCGAGTTGGAAGAGGCCGTGGTCCGCGACCTGACCAAGACCCACCCCGGGGCCGTTCTGGGAACCGGCGGCGGGACGATCCTGCGCGAGTCGAACCGCCAGGCGCTCCGGTCGTTCGGCCTCGTCGCCTGGCTCCGCGCCGAGGCCGACGAACTGGCCCGCAGGCTGGAAGCCGACGCGATCACCCGTGAGCATCGACCGGCCCTGACCTCCAAGGGGACGCTCGAAGAGATCGTCGAGGTGCTCGCGTATCGGACCCCGTTCTACGAGGAGGTCGCCCACGTCGCCGTCGACGCCCAAACGCATGGGCCGGCGGAGGTCGCCGACCTGATCCTGGATCACTGGAAGCCGTCGAAGGGTCAGACGCTGGCGGAGGGAGCCCCCTCGTGTTCGTAAGCTGGCCGATCCTGGTCTTCCTGGGTTTCGGCGTCTTCTGCGTGGGGACGGTCGTCGGCAGCTTTCTGAACGTCTGCATCTACCGTCTTCCCTGGCAGAAAAGCGTCATCTGGCCGGCCTCCCACTGCCCGCGATGCCACGGGGCGCTCTCGCCTAGCGACAACATCCCGATCATCGGCTGGATCGCTCTCCGCGGCGAATGCCGGATGTGCGGCCTGCCGATCTCGGCCCGCTACCCGCTGATCGAGGCCCTGGTAGGCCTGCTGTTCCTGGGGCTTTACGTCGTCGACGTGCTTCTGGCGCCCACGGAAGCCTGGGGGCAGATCCCCGTCTCGGCCCTGGCGACCCTCGGTTACCACTGCCTTTTCATGGCCCTCCTCGTCGCGGCCACGTTCATCGACTACGACCTGATGATCATCCCCGACGAGGTCACAGTCACCGGGATGGTGCTGGGGATCGGTCTGGGGACGCTCTTCCCCTGGATTCGCCCGGAGCCCTCGACGGCCGTCAGCCACTGGGCGGGGCTGGGCGTGGGGATCCTCGGCCTCCTGGCGGGGGCTGGGCTGACGGCTTTCATCCGGTCGTCGTTCTCGTTCCTGCTGCGTCGCGAGGCCATGGGATTTGGCGACGTGACCCTGATGGGAATGATCGGCGCGTTCCTGGGATGGCAGGCGGCCGTTTTGAGCTTCTTCCTCTTCCCATTCTTCGGCCTGGCCCATGCGGGCTGGAAGTTGATGAAGTACATCGGGAAACGGATGGCCGGCATCCAATCCTCGAGCGCCGATCGCGAAATACCCGCAGGGCCTTACATTAGCATGGCCGCCGCGTTCTTGATGTACAGTTGGCCGTGGCTCTGGCCCCTCTGGGCCAGGAACCTCTTCGAGATGCTCCACGCCATCTTCTGGTTCATGCTGGGGGTGAACGTGGGGCCATTGCGATAACCTCGCGGCGAATCGGCGGGAACCGGGGGGGACGGCGAAGGCGTTTGCGGCTAGAATCCCGCGCGGGTCGTTCTGGAAGGGGAGGGAGGCGAGGCGATGGCGTATCAATACAAGCGGCGCCGGCCGTCCATCATCCGGAACTTCTGGGTCTACCGTCGGCTGATCGGCACGGCCATGCTCATGGGCCTGATGCTCTGGTTCATCTGGGCCAACAACGAGCAGGTGAAGGTCTCATTTCCTTTTCGCATCGGGACTTACGATAGTTCCGTGGGCGTCGTCATTCTCCTCAGCGCCTTGTGCGGGTCACTCCTGACGGTGCTGGCGATGACGGTTTACTTCGCCCTTCGGAAGATCCGGTCGGGGCAGGCGCCCTCTGATACGGTGGAGACGTGCGATCTTGACGATGATCGGCCTCCGTCCGACTACGCGGCGAAAACTGAGGACGGAATTCGCAATTCTCAATGGTGATTCGGTCGAAGATAAGACTAACGCCAATCACGTCCCCAGGTCACCGGATGCTCGCCGTGGCTCGCGAAACCCCTGGTAGAGACCCCTGGATCGATTCGCCGAACCTCCTCGGCATGTGCGGAGGACGTTTGCTCGGTTTGCTGGCTGTTGCGCTGTTGGCTGGGTGCTCGGGCCGAGGGACTTACATCACGGGCGGCCCCTCTCAGGGCCAGCTCAAGTCGAGCCTCAGCCATCTGGAATACGAGAACGACCAGCTCAAGACGCAGGTCGCCCGGCTGAAGGAAGAGAATCGGACCTTCGAGGAGCGCCTGGTCCAGGAGCAACTCCACAACGGCGAGATCACCGCCAAGCTCGACAACGCCCGGAACCTCCTGCGCGACGGCGGCAATCCCGATTCCGACCTCGACGCCCCCCTGGCCGGCGCCCGCACTCTCCCCGCCGGACGCTCTTCCTCCACCAGAAGGAAAGCTCCCGCCGCTCAGATCTCGCAGGTCAAAGAGTCCGACGAGATCCCCCCCATCCGGATCGACGATGCGCC
The nucleotide sequence above comes from Paludisphaera rhizosphaerae. Encoded proteins:
- a CDS encoding shikimate kinase; its protein translation is MSEATKGSGLVLVGYRGTGKSTVGRLLAERTGRTFFDVDDEIVARAGRTIRAIFEESGEPVFRELEEAVVRDLTKTHPGAVLGTGGGTILRESNRQALRSFGLVAWLRAEADELARRLEADAITREHRPALTSKGTLEEIVEVLAYRTPFYEEVAHVAVDAQTHGPAEVADLILDHWKPSKGQTLAEGAPSCS
- a CDS encoding prepilin peptidase encodes the protein MFVSWPILVFLGFGVFCVGTVVGSFLNVCIYRLPWQKSVIWPASHCPRCHGALSPSDNIPIIGWIALRGECRMCGLPISARYPLIEALVGLLFLGLYVVDVLLAPTEAWGQIPVSALATLGYHCLFMALLVAATFIDYDLMIIPDEVTVTGMVLGIGLGTLFPWIRPEPSTAVSHWAGLGVGILGLLAGAGLTAFIRSSFSFLLRREAMGFGDVTLMGMIGAFLGWQAAVLSFFLFPFFGLAHAGWKLMKYIGKRMAGIQSSSADREIPAGPYISMAAAFLMYSWPWLWPLWARNLFEMLHAIFWFMLGVNVGPLR
- the mutL gene encoding DNA mismatch repair endonuclease MutL; the encoded protein is MGVIQKLPPSVVNQIAAGEVVERPASVVKEMMENAIDAKARRLEVSVERGGKDLIRIADDGEGMSPEDLPLAFTPHATSKLQTAEDLHRVRTLGFRGEALAAIAEISKVRCQTRRADASEGSEVQIEAGVAGPIKSCGCPVGTVMEVRNLFFNTPVRRAFLKSDSTEAGHVAETFARVALAHPEVHMTFRSSGKIVHDLPAVAGIRERIAAFFGRELAESLLWVEGKLDQTSLWGYVGHPSQSRSSTKGQYLFLGGRYVRDRSLSHALNEAYRGLLMVGRNPVAFLNLEIPPEEVDVNVHPTKIEVRFRDPQRVYSHLLSTLRQTFLGSDLHSRLQPVPGGKPTGPPTPVVEEPAPSWSPPANRPTPTPPASPAFNLDSEPADRQEIAAWFQPSRKPASPPMIPDSVGQIQPPEWSHSLPGRFEFAKGEAFNEFSSLEERRDEAPIQAAPSPAPVRLEPARPEPRREVDPVGHAKAIQVHDSYLIAETSEGMMVIDQHALHERIIYEELRKRVAEGRVESQGLLVPEPVHMAADEAAVVLEHADLLATLGLEIEGFGGDTVLVRSVPAMLSGLQPDRLLHDLGEHLATQPIPPTRDGLVAELLHMVSCKAAIKAGQKLTAEEIDALLERRELAADAHHCPHGRPTALIFTKSELEKQFGRI
- the aroE gene encoding shikimate dehydrogenase, giving the protein MAVICTTIGRGRHSSLLEEWKAAAEAGADMVELRVDCLRRDPDLKRILKVRHTPCVFTLRRGADGGMWRGDEEKRRQLLREAIVMGVDYVDLESDVAGDIRRYGSTKRLVSYHNLKKVPDDLDEVVGKCNECDPDVVKIAVAAGSLAEASRVLHLGVGAKHPMITIAMGERNLFTRILNAKYGAPFTYAGFNPERVFAPGMPYLNELKRDFFYDQINAETEVYGVLGDPIGHSLSPAVHNTAFRHLGLNKVMVPFQVAKGGLEEFFRELAWVGIKGCSVTIPHKEDLIPLLQHKENAVERVGACNTVVIAADGSKTGYNTDYRASMDSLEELMGKSEAPDAPSPLLDKQALILGAGGVARSIAFGLQRRGAAVTIMNRHDERGKQLAEDVGCKSANWSQRATQIVDIVVNCTPVGMHPNVDDTPMPPSAFPRSEIIVFDTIYHPENTMMLKLARQRGCKTLTGVDMFVRQAALQFKLYTGQDAPVDVMRSVMKRKLGHLKDA
- a CDS encoding DUF1049 domain-containing protein, producing the protein MAYQYKRRRPSIIRNFWVYRRLIGTAMLMGLMLWFIWANNEQVKVSFPFRIGTYDSSVGVVILLSALCGSLLTVLAMTVYFALRKIRSGQAPSDTVETCDLDDDRPPSDYAAKTEDGIRNSQW